From the Eleutherodactylus coqui strain aEleCoq1 chromosome 7, aEleCoq1.hap1, whole genome shotgun sequence genome, one window contains:
- the LYAR gene encoding cell growth-regulating nucleolar protein isoform X1 → MVVFTCNACGESLKKGQVEKHLAICRNCQCLSCIDCGKDFWGEDYKTHLKCLTEDEKYGGKAFEAKVSKGDLKQQQCIKRIKELVKKPDISENIRDILIQITTFDNVPRKKLKFQKWIQNSLKIRNPTVQSEVWEVLKEATENQNDNTNNNVPKPSNAPVVESKSESSTATEETKKKSKQERKEERQKTNKKEKKDLKLDEQLQNGTKKKGKKRKIEDDESNKGGNDEANDEEVTSKKKKKKQREHEGEGVQKEAPQKKKTNDSKGKLQEEEADKKGANENAGEDGSQRGKFNWKGTIKALLRLAPDNELPIKKLRKKVIAQYYVVSSEQHKSPEELLAIFNKKIQNNPKFRVLKEKVKLVK, encoded by the exons ATGGTAGTTTTCACCTGCAATGCATGTGGCGAATCCCTGAAGAAAGGGCAAGTGGAGAAACATCTCGCCATCTGCCGGAACTGTCAGTGTCTTTCTTGTATCGACTGTGGTAAAGATTTCTG GGGTGAAGACTATAAAACCCACCTGAAATGTTTAACAGAGGATGAGAAATATGGCGGCAAAGCCTTTGAAGCAAAAGTCAGTAAAGGGGATTTGAAGCAGCAACAGTGCATTAAG AGGATTAAAGAACTAGTGAAGAAGCCGGACATTAGTGAGAATATAAGGGACATTTTAATTCAAATTACTACATTTGATAATGTTCCCAGAAAGAAGCTGAAGTTCCAG AAATGGATCCAAAACAGTTTAAAGATTCGTAACCCAACCGTGCAGAGTGAAGTGTGGGAGGTTTTGAAAGAAGCTACAGAGAAT CAGAATGACAATACTAACAACAATGTACCAAAGCCATCCAACGCTCCAGTGGTTGAGAGCAAATCTGAGTCTTCCACAGCCACAGAGGAAACTAAAAAGAAGAGCAAGCAGGAACGGAAGGAAGAAAGACAGAAAACGaacaagaaagagaaaaaagatcTAAAGTTAGACGAGCAGCTACAGAATGGCACAAAGaagaaggggaagaagaggaAAATTGAAGATGATGAGAGCAACAAGGGTGGTAACGATGAAGCCAACGATGAGGAGGTCAcaagtaaaaagaagaaaaagaagcagCGAGAACATGAGGGTGAAGGTGTACAGAAGGAGGCTCCACAGAAAAAGAAGACTAATGATTCAAAAG GAAAATTACAGGAAGAGGAGGCAGACAAGAAGGGTGCCAACGAAAATGCTGGAGAGGATGGCAGTCAAAGAG GTAAATTTAACTGGAAGGGCACAATCAAGGCACTGCTGAGACTGGCTCCCGACAATGAACTACCCATCAAGAAACTCAGGAAAAAG gtAATTGCCCAGTATTACGTGGTTTCTTCTGAGCAGCACAAGTCCCCAGAGGAGCTTCTTGCCATCTTCAACAAGAAAATACAAAATAATCCAAAGTTTAGAGtactgaaagaaaaagtaaagCTAGTGAAATAG
- the LYAR gene encoding cell growth-regulating nucleolar protein isoform X2 codes for MVVFTCNACGESLKKGQVEKHLAICRNCQCLSCIDCGKDFWGEDYKTHLKCLTEDEKYGGKAFEAKVSKGDLKQQQCIKRIKELVKKPDISENIRDILIQITTFDNVPRKKLKFQKWIQNSLKIRNPTVQSEVWEVLKEATENNDNTNNNVPKPSNAPVVESKSESSTATEETKKKSKQERKEERQKTNKKEKKDLKLDEQLQNGTKKKGKKRKIEDDESNKGGNDEANDEEVTSKKKKKKQREHEGEGVQKEAPQKKKTNDSKGKLQEEEADKKGANENAGEDGSQRGKFNWKGTIKALLRLAPDNELPIKKLRKKVIAQYYVVSSEQHKSPEELLAIFNKKIQNNPKFRVLKEKVKLVK; via the exons ATGGTAGTTTTCACCTGCAATGCATGTGGCGAATCCCTGAAGAAAGGGCAAGTGGAGAAACATCTCGCCATCTGCCGGAACTGTCAGTGTCTTTCTTGTATCGACTGTGGTAAAGATTTCTG GGGTGAAGACTATAAAACCCACCTGAAATGTTTAACAGAGGATGAGAAATATGGCGGCAAAGCCTTTGAAGCAAAAGTCAGTAAAGGGGATTTGAAGCAGCAACAGTGCATTAAG AGGATTAAAGAACTAGTGAAGAAGCCGGACATTAGTGAGAATATAAGGGACATTTTAATTCAAATTACTACATTTGATAATGTTCCCAGAAAGAAGCTGAAGTTCCAG AAATGGATCCAAAACAGTTTAAAGATTCGTAACCCAACCGTGCAGAGTGAAGTGTGGGAGGTTTTGAAAGAAGCTACAGAGAAT AATGACAATACTAACAACAATGTACCAAAGCCATCCAACGCTCCAGTGGTTGAGAGCAAATCTGAGTCTTCCACAGCCACAGAGGAAACTAAAAAGAAGAGCAAGCAGGAACGGAAGGAAGAAAGACAGAAAACGaacaagaaagagaaaaaagatcTAAAGTTAGACGAGCAGCTACAGAATGGCACAAAGaagaaggggaagaagaggaAAATTGAAGATGATGAGAGCAACAAGGGTGGTAACGATGAAGCCAACGATGAGGAGGTCAcaagtaaaaagaagaaaaagaagcagCGAGAACATGAGGGTGAAGGTGTACAGAAGGAGGCTCCACAGAAAAAGAAGACTAATGATTCAAAAG GAAAATTACAGGAAGAGGAGGCAGACAAGAAGGGTGCCAACGAAAATGCTGGAGAGGATGGCAGTCAAAGAG GTAAATTTAACTGGAAGGGCACAATCAAGGCACTGCTGAGACTGGCTCCCGACAATGAACTACCCATCAAGAAACTCAGGAAAAAG gtAATTGCCCAGTATTACGTGGTTTCTTCTGAGCAGCACAAGTCCCCAGAGGAGCTTCTTGCCATCTTCAACAAGAAAATACAAAATAATCCAAAGTTTAGAGtactgaaagaaaaagtaaagCTAGTGAAATAG